The Streptomyces sp. HSG2 genome has a segment encoding these proteins:
- a CDS encoding RNA-guided endonuclease TnpB family protein, whose translation MTQQVKRAFKYRFYPTGEQAAELSRTFGCVRLVYNKALEERTRAWYGEQRRVSYVQSSAALTQWKKTEELAFLAEVSSVPLQQALRHLQTAFGNFFAKRAKYPRYKSRKKSHASAEYTRSAFKWREGQLTLAKMAEPLDIRWSRPLPEGTVPTTATVSRDSAGRWFVSLLCDDRITSAPATTNAVGIDAGITSLVTLSTGEKIANPRHERRDRTRLAKAQRELSRKAKGSANREKARKRVAKVHARIADRRRDFLHKLSTRLVRENQTVVIEDLTVRNLLKNGKLARAISDASWTELRSMLEYKCAWYGRELVVIDRWFPSSKLCGACGTVAAKMPLNVREWTCDCGTVHDRDVNAARNILAAGLAASACGDGVRPQRESSRTGRSSMKQEPQRATAGIPRL comes from the coding sequence ATGACGCAGCAGGTCAAGCGGGCTTTCAAGTACCGCTTTTACCCCACGGGCGAGCAGGCGGCTGAGCTGTCGCGCACGTTCGGCTGCGTCCGCCTCGTGTACAACAAGGCGCTGGAGGAACGAACTCGGGCTTGGTACGGCGAGCAGCGCCGTGTCTCCTACGTGCAGTCGTCGGCCGCGCTGACTCAGTGGAAGAAGACCGAGGAACTCGCCTTCCTGGCAGAGGTGTCCTCCGTCCCGCTCCAACAGGCCCTGCGCCACCTTCAGACGGCGTTCGGGAACTTCTTCGCCAAGCGCGCCAAGTACCCCCGGTACAAGAGCCGGAAGAAGTCCCATGCCTCGGCTGAGTACACCCGCTCCGCTTTCAAGTGGCGCGAAGGGCAACTGACCCTGGCCAAGATGGCCGAGCCGTTGGACATCCGCTGGTCGCGCCCCCTGCCGGAGGGCACGGTACCGACGACGGCGACCGTGTCCCGCGACAGCGCCGGGCGCTGGTTCGTGTCCCTGCTGTGTGACGACCGCATCACTTCGGCCCCGGCCACAACGAACGCGGTCGGCATCGACGCCGGGATCACCTCCCTCGTGACCCTGTCCACCGGGGAGAAGATCGCCAACCCTCGGCACGAACGCCGTGACCGTACCCGTCTCGCCAAGGCGCAGCGTGAGCTGTCGCGGAAGGCGAAGGGCTCCGCGAACCGGGAGAAAGCCCGGAAGCGGGTCGCCAAGGTCCACGCGCGGATCGCCGACCGGCGCCGGGACTTCCTGCACAAGCTGTCGACTCGGCTCGTCCGTGAGAACCAAACGGTCGTGATCGAGGACCTCACCGTCCGCAACCTGCTGAAGAACGGCAAGCTCGCGCGCGCCATCTCCGACGCGTCGTGGACGGAACTCCGGTCGATGCTGGAGTACAAATGCGCCTGGTACGGGCGCGAACTCGTCGTGATCGACCGCTGGTTCCCCAGCTCCAAGCTGTGCGGGGCCTGCGGCACGGTCGCGGCGAAAATGCCGCTGAACGTCCGCGAGTGGACGTGCGACTGCGGCACGGTGCATGACCGCGATGTGAACGCGGCACGCAACATCCTGGCCGCCGGGCTGGCGGCGTCTGCCTGTGGAGACGGTGTAAGACCTCAACGGGAGTCCTCCCGAACGGGGCGGTCGTCGATGAAGCAGGAACCCCAGCGGGCGACCGCTGGAATCCCCCGCCTCTAG
- a CDS encoding NUDIX domain-containing protein, producing MPDNPPDDGKTVPQRTDDQPKALKPALASMTLLAAAVIVHDKVTDRVVMLQRGENAKFAQGMWDLPVGKCETGEPITETAVRELEEETGLTVKPEFLKVAHIIHGAWGVEAPNGFLTVVFAAHEWAGEPENREPRKHSQVRWIDAGTIPDKTVETTASALRGYLGNSSEVSLGGWSAV from the coding sequence ATGCCCGACAACCCGCCCGACGATGGGAAGACCGTGCCCCAGCGGACCGACGATCAGCCCAAGGCCCTCAAGCCGGCACTTGCATCGATGACCCTGCTGGCCGCTGCCGTCATCGTCCATGACAAGGTCACCGATCGTGTGGTCATGCTCCAGCGCGGCGAGAACGCCAAGTTCGCCCAGGGCATGTGGGACCTCCCCGTCGGCAAGTGTGAGACGGGCGAGCCCATCACGGAGACCGCCGTACGCGAGCTCGAAGAGGAGACGGGCCTCACGGTGAAGCCCGAGTTCCTCAAGGTCGCTCACATCATCCACGGGGCCTGGGGAGTCGAAGCCCCCAACGGCTTCCTCACGGTCGTCTTCGCCGCACACGAATGGGCAGGAGAACCCGAGAATCGCGAGCCTCGCAAGCACTCCCAGGTCCGCTGGATCGACGCCGGCACCATCCCCGACAAGACCGTGGAGACCACCGCCAGTGCGCTTCGCGGCTACTTGGGCAACAGCTCGGAGGTCTCGCTGGGCGGCTGGTCGGCAGTGTGA
- a CDS encoding immunity 49 family protein: MTVKVPRHGSPGPDDEAYAQSLGEGVVRTLGRLAQSPRMFDIALTKAVLHVQARLAVDPEASGIDTWEAVVSAMQVGSAMYAAATKDEGTVQCRVNHELRTIPATGPQSHTDAGNWITAFWLAIVCRDQHRMTQLCEIPLDLLRASGAEYDEYIYHWVDALQAYWLERPGLVDKLTAAIESSYPEVARITERDLLEKILYQPINLFHRFLRQDHDGFNQALVESLQLHKAYWTATDERDESVEGYLALGPLAIACLAYDAGFPIGVESDYLPGELLNRAWLGEFET; this comes from the coding sequence GTGACGGTGAAGGTGCCTCGACACGGCAGCCCTGGACCTGATGACGAGGCGTATGCGCAGTCCCTAGGTGAAGGAGTAGTCAGGACACTCGGCAGGCTGGCGCAGTCTCCTCGCATGTTTGACATCGCATTGACTAAGGCCGTCTTGCACGTGCAAGCACGCCTGGCGGTCGACCCGGAGGCCTCCGGCATCGACACCTGGGAAGCCGTCGTCTCCGCGATGCAGGTGGGCTCGGCCATGTACGCCGCGGCCACCAAGGACGAGGGAACCGTCCAGTGCCGTGTCAACCACGAACTGCGCACCATCCCGGCCACCGGTCCCCAGTCGCACACGGACGCGGGCAACTGGATCACCGCATTCTGGCTTGCCATCGTATGCCGCGATCAGCACCGCATGACTCAACTGTGCGAAATCCCACTCGATCTACTACGCGCCTCGGGCGCTGAGTACGACGAATACATCTACCACTGGGTGGATGCCCTGCAGGCGTACTGGCTGGAGCGGCCCGGACTGGTCGACAAGCTGACCGCGGCGATCGAGTCGTCCTATCCTGAGGTGGCGCGGATCACTGAAAGGGATCTTCTGGAGAAGATCCTCTACCAGCCGATCAATCTCTTTCACCGATTCCTACGTCAAGACCACGACGGATTCAATCAGGCCTTGGTGGAATCCCTTCAACTGCACAAGGCGTACTGGACCGCCACAGATGAACGGGATGAGAGCGTTGAGGGCTATCTCGCTCTCGGGCCTCTCGCCATCGCTTGCCTGGCCTACGACGCGGGCTTCCCGATCGGCGTCGAGTCGGACTACCTGCCTGGTGAGTTGCTCAACCGCGCCTGGCTGGGCGAATTCGAGACATGA
- a CDS encoding MinD/ParA family protein, which yields MGHGKDWQQDVLRELAGTPNAETDQPATPPAARPEPPAEHRDPPRESAPSTPPTPRGVRNPRAPVPTPESVPTVDPRLALALGPPRHGDSVARRTGRALRKLTTSVGQEVADQTRLVQELQQPVTTGRVVAVTSIRGGVGKTTMSALLGRVFNHYRHDPVLTLEADAALGTLPVRMGAESVRWSCSDLAHILTPDMRLTDITGYLVPVVDGGWLLPASRGRVGAPLDMRTYRTVTLALRRYFAVTVVDCETLPGEVARTAMDTAHARVVVAPMTAEGVNGTRVVLDWLARLPHSALATAVVALTAHSPDATLDLEAASAHLRETGVPVVALPYDRHLAQGGPIHTAVLGRATRDAAIRLAAEALHRAVRVR from the coding sequence ATGGGCCACGGAAAGGACTGGCAGCAGGACGTACTGCGGGAGTTGGCCGGGACTCCCAATGCCGAGACGGACCAGCCGGCAACGCCGCCCGCAGCACGCCCCGAACCGCCCGCGGAACACCGCGACCCGCCCCGGGAGTCCGCACCGAGCACGCCACCGACGCCCCGGGGCGTGCGGAATCCACGTGCCCCCGTCCCGACACCGGAGTCGGTGCCCACTGTGGACCCGCGGCTCGCGCTGGCCCTCGGCCCCCCGCGGCACGGAGACTCGGTGGCCCGGCGCACCGGGCGGGCGCTGCGCAAGCTCACCACTTCGGTCGGGCAGGAGGTCGCCGACCAGACCCGGCTGGTCCAGGAGTTGCAGCAGCCGGTCACCACCGGGCGCGTCGTCGCCGTCACCTCCATCCGGGGCGGCGTGGGAAAGACCACGATGTCCGCCCTGCTCGGCCGCGTCTTCAACCACTACCGGCACGACCCGGTGTTGACCCTGGAGGCCGATGCCGCGTTGGGTACGCTGCCCGTGCGGATGGGAGCGGAGTCGGTGCGCTGGTCCTGCTCCGATCTCGCCCACATCCTCACTCCCGACATGCGGTTGACCGACATCACCGGCTACTTGGTACCCGTGGTGGACGGCGGCTGGCTGCTGCCCGCGAGCCGGGGCCGGGTCGGAGCGCCACTGGACATGCGGACGTACCGCACGGTGACTCTGGCACTGCGCAGGTACTTCGCGGTGACCGTCGTCGACTGCGAGACCCTGCCGGGCGAGGTCGCACGCACCGCGATGGACACCGCGCACGCTCGCGTGGTGGTCGCCCCCATGACCGCGGAGGGCGTCAACGGCACCCGCGTCGTCCTGGACTGGCTCGCTCGACTGCCGCACTCCGCACTGGCCACCGCCGTGGTGGCGCTCACCGCGCACTCCCCCGATGCCACCCTCGACCTGGAGGCGGCGAGCGCGCACCTGCGCGAGACCGGGGTACCCGTCGTCGCTCTGCCCTACGACCGCCATCTGGCCCAGGGAGGCCCCATCCACACCGCTGTGCTCGGCCGGGCCACCCGCGATGCCGCCATCCGGCTGGCGGCCGAAGCGCTCCACCGGGCGGTGCGGGTGCGATGA
- a CDS encoding DUF6177 family protein, with protein MTKDVIALTPKMPDVSTLLAGLHAGGPDLGLNTLADGAVIQLCAPDGRALVSVEASLLVQVPGETARLLGPGLPDSPVWWTEARASTAVEEGGRLAGSFAGRLATVLKGSVWPPEAASTDVVPPRFDIAAVPAPPTSTPAVDVLTARTAVVIQERPVVAMTSWLSDALRTTAHSERALQIVTPPTSRLTLPTRTALRGHPNRWVVQDPNRGYYDGLSGAVLRWHGGAFTPTLGENGSASVAEAFKPAGDSGERQLILSLRAQHPATEDLVLGRCLEATWQTLTGAPPAGWSTAEPVNLPWSTRRLTEFARTRSPRPTWLIAIGHPDRTAMATVSVTRTPVGVEEDITLALGYGRDETPPLDAIEPLAKALAAEHGLTTMLTSLRAARRDLTVPPRFEAPSLPISFTLGNEAIKDIGLARALRPPLDLTPTRLGPTGEPCLHYPLGDGTDARSWTRLQRLTEHLGRS; from the coding sequence ATGACCAAGGACGTCATCGCCCTCACACCGAAGATGCCGGACGTGAGCACGCTTCTCGCGGGCCTCCACGCAGGCGGCCCCGACCTCGGACTGAACACCCTGGCCGACGGCGCCGTCATCCAGCTCTGCGCCCCGGACGGCCGCGCCCTGGTCTCCGTCGAGGCCTCCTTGCTCGTCCAGGTACCCGGCGAAACGGCTCGCCTCCTCGGCCCCGGGCTCCCGGACAGCCCGGTGTGGTGGACCGAGGCCCGCGCCTCCACCGCCGTCGAGGAGGGCGGTCGGCTGGCGGGCTCCTTCGCCGGACGTCTGGCCACCGTCCTGAAAGGATCGGTCTGGCCCCCGGAAGCCGCCTCCACCGACGTCGTCCCACCGCGCTTTGACATCGCGGCTGTCCCCGCCCCGCCCACGTCAACGCCCGCCGTGGACGTGCTCACCGCCAGGACGGCCGTGGTCATCCAAGAGCGACCCGTCGTCGCCATGACCAGCTGGCTCTCCGACGCTCTGCGGACAACGGCCCACAGCGAACGCGCCCTTCAAATCGTCACACCACCGACCAGCCGCCTCACCCTGCCCACCCGTACCGCGCTGCGCGGCCATCCCAACCGCTGGGTCGTCCAAGACCCGAACCGCGGCTACTACGACGGCCTCTCCGGCGCCGTGCTGCGCTGGCACGGCGGCGCTTTCACACCCACCCTCGGCGAGAACGGATCGGCCTCCGTCGCCGAAGCCTTCAAGCCCGCCGGGGACAGCGGCGAACGTCAGCTCATCCTCTCCCTTCGCGCCCAACACCCCGCCACCGAGGACCTGGTTCTCGGCCGCTGCCTGGAAGCCACCTGGCAGACCCTCACCGGTGCTCCACCCGCCGGCTGGAGCACCGCCGAGCCCGTCAACCTCCCGTGGTCCACCCGCCGGCTGACCGAGTTCGCCCGTACTCGCTCACCCCGTCCGACCTGGCTGATCGCCATCGGCCACCCCGACCGCACGGCCATGGCCACCGTCAGCGTCACCCGCACCCCCGTCGGCGTCGAGGAGGACATCACGCTCGCCCTCGGCTACGGCCGAGACGAGACGCCGCCCCTGGACGCCATCGAGCCCCTCGCCAAGGCTCTGGCCGCAGAGCACGGCCTGACCACCATGCTGACCTCGCTTCGAGCCGCTCGCCGAGACCTGACCGTACCCCCGCGCTTCGAAGCCCCGTCCCTCCCCATCTCCTTCACGCTGGGCAACGAAGCGATCAAGGACATCGGCCTCGCCCGTGCCCTCCGCCCACCCCTGGACCTCACCCCCACCCGACTCGGCCCCACCGGCGAACCCTGCCTCCACTACCCGCTCGGCGACGGCACCGACGCTCGTTCCTGGACCAGGCTCCAGCGGCTCACCGAGCACCTTGGGAGATCCTGA
- a CDS encoding EsaB/YukD family protein: MTSAGSVSRTALSRVTLVGERRRVDLVLPSQEPVGLLLPAVMRLLDDRVSARPELRHLVAADGSALAHDSTLESAGVPDGAVLRLVRLEDAPSAPVVHDVTDEVADDLDLRAWRWRPAARRVVAGATTVGWALVTGVLVRGHFDSSHAGSVLLAIAVVSAFVAVLCGRARQHGLAATLIVAGGMLGGLGMWTSADAYVWPISVRLAGVAAVVVLVLLLLGWFSPLGRGALIGAAAAGGCVALWEVTAWQQLGAGTLVELGRTGALLAVVSVVSLGLLPRLAMMTSGLSGLDDRRTGGVSVSRYQVTTALTATHRGLALATVFLAVSAAVAGVLVSRVPSVWAVLLAVVTAMVLALRARAFPLVAEVLALLLASAAVTVQLIMMWLEHGGTTGPLVALGVLTAGPVVVLAVEPAEHVRVRLRRAGDFLESIGVIALFPLVLGVFGVYGRLLDTFA; this comes from the coding sequence GTGACATCCGCGGGGTCTGTGAGCCGTACGGCGTTGAGCCGAGTCACTCTCGTCGGTGAGCGGCGGCGGGTCGACCTCGTTCTCCCGTCCCAGGAGCCGGTGGGTCTCCTTCTGCCGGCAGTGATGCGGCTGTTGGACGACCGAGTGTCGGCTCGGCCGGAGCTGCGGCACCTGGTGGCGGCGGATGGTTCGGCACTCGCACACGACAGCACGTTGGAGTCGGCGGGTGTGCCGGACGGTGCGGTGCTGCGGCTGGTGAGGTTGGAGGATGCGCCGTCCGCGCCGGTCGTGCATGACGTCACCGACGAGGTCGCCGACGATCTGGACCTACGGGCGTGGCGGTGGAGGCCGGCGGCGCGGCGTGTCGTCGCGGGCGCGACGACCGTCGGCTGGGCGCTCGTCACCGGGGTCCTGGTACGGGGGCACTTCGACTCGTCGCACGCGGGGAGCGTCCTTCTCGCCATCGCCGTCGTTTCGGCGTTCGTTGCCGTGTTGTGCGGCCGGGCGCGGCAGCACGGGCTCGCCGCCACGCTGATCGTCGCGGGCGGGATGCTGGGTGGCCTGGGGATGTGGACATCGGCGGACGCCTACGTGTGGCCGATCTCGGTACGGCTGGCGGGCGTGGCGGCCGTCGTGGTGCTGGTGCTGCTGCTCCTGGGGTGGTTCTCCCCGCTGGGTCGGGGCGCGTTGATCGGTGCGGCGGCGGCCGGTGGATGCGTCGCCCTGTGGGAAGTGACCGCCTGGCAGCAGCTGGGTGCGGGCACCCTGGTCGAGCTGGGGCGCACCGGGGCGCTTCTCGCGGTCGTCTCGGTCGTGTCGCTGGGCCTGCTGCCCCGGCTGGCGATGATGACGTCGGGGCTGTCCGGGCTGGACGACCGTCGGACGGGCGGGGTGTCCGTGAGCCGCTATCAGGTGACCACCGCACTGACGGCCACGCATCGAGGGCTGGCCTTGGCGACAGTCTTTCTGGCCGTTTCAGCGGCAGTGGCGGGCGTGCTCGTGTCGCGGGTGCCTTCGGTGTGGGCTGTCCTGCTCGCGGTCGTCACCGCGATGGTGCTCGCGCTGCGGGCCCGGGCCTTTCCCCTGGTAGCCGAAGTCCTGGCTCTGCTGCTGGCCTCGGCGGCGGTGACCGTCCAGCTGATCATGATGTGGCTCGAGCACGGGGGCACCACAGGACCGCTGGTGGCGCTCGGCGTGCTGACAGCGGGGCCCGTGGTGGTCCTCGCGGTGGAACCGGCCGAGCATGTGCGGGTGCGGCTGCGCCGCGCCGGAGACTTCCTCGAGTCGATAGGCGTCATCGCCCTGTTCCCGCTGGTCCTCGGGGTGTTCGGTGTGTACGGTCGCCTGCTCGACACCTTCGCGTAG
- the eccCa gene encoding type VII secretion protein EccCa, producing the protein MTQRLIHRPARSTRPLASPEPRTIEAPPNLPEGKIGNAATALLPMAGVMGSVVMMTVVRNSRFAVVGAVVLVFALLGAVALFLSQRGKAQRTRRTQRERYLEYLEELREELGAGERERREQARLLGPAPEALYDVVRDPARLWERRRLDADFLRVRVGVGDVPVGDLVIGQNPGGVMTPPDPFMLNEARALQSRFATSTEFPLTVPLDRAGNVSVVGDRDGVLRVARALLVQAAITHAPDDVSIAVSVPGESLVEWEWVKWLPHALDPVERDGPVAARRVAPSLARLGRLLRRDLRRRASYAAEVRRGLSGKDALRMTDRLLVVSDAYGGTAAELPRPDTAVGLTEMGVTVLHLLERRVHEPDQVSVRITVDGERVGVEDLRTSDGRLAHGTGDSVSASGAEGLARMLAPLRLSAESAAEGGTAAGPVDYPALLGIEDPAALDVSRLWAPRGERDFLRVPIGLTDRNQPVLLDLKESSELGMGPHGLCVGATGSGKSELLRTLVLALATTHSPEDLALVLVDYKGGATFAPFADLPHVAGVITNLENQAGLVERVHTSLAGEVERRQRVLMNAGNVADIGHYAALRATERPDLQPLPHLFVVIDEFGELLTAKPEFIDLFLSIGRIGRSIGVHLLLSSQRIEGGKLKGLDTYLSYRLGLRTFSADESRTVLDSTDAFHLPPLPGFGYLKVDTSTYERFKAGYVSGAYRAPTLREEDKVNEPLARPYPTFNTPQSPQTDATEAPAATKRETGPTIMSVIVGQLATAAAPVRRVWLPPLSNAVTLDTAAGPLHADTEGLRLTHLDGPMRIPLGILDDPARQWQRPWLLDLTVAGGHMAVIGGPQSGKTTLLRTLALSLALTHTPYDVAVYGLDLVGGGLSALAGLPNVGGIAGRADHERAARTVAEVRAMLAEREELFREHGIDSVDQLRHLRAKGRLPGLGSTEIVLLIDGFGALRDEFTDLDDAMADLLKRGGGYGIHIVSAMLRWNDVRIATQSMFGTRVELRLNDPADSSIDRKLSETLSADTPGRVLTDAKLFAQVALPRVDGDPHTGDLAATLERTARTIRAGWHGDLAAPIRVLPTRLPAAKLPSPATEPRKIPIGVDQDALAPVLLDLFETEQHLLILGDSECGKTNLLKLITNQLTARYADDELVFGVFDPRRGLRGAVPEPYRGGYAHNAKLATALATGIATELGKRPPETADPDAPSTEPAFTGPRIVILVDDYDILTTAGQQPLAPLLPYVSSAQDLGLHFVITRRVAGSSRALYEPLPTSLRETGTAALVMTGDRTEGQLFPGLYASTQPAGRGTLIRRGRPHQLVQTAFADAAEGDAEPS; encoded by the coding sequence ATGACCCAGCGGCTGATCCACCGGCCCGCGCGCTCCACCCGCCCGCTCGCCTCCCCGGAGCCGCGTACGATCGAGGCCCCGCCCAACCTGCCCGAGGGAAAGATCGGCAACGCGGCCACCGCGCTGCTGCCCATGGCGGGGGTGATGGGTTCGGTCGTGATGATGACCGTCGTCCGCAACAGCCGGTTCGCCGTCGTCGGCGCCGTCGTGCTCGTCTTCGCACTGCTGGGCGCCGTCGCGCTGTTCCTCTCCCAGCGGGGCAAGGCCCAGCGCACCCGGCGCACTCAGCGCGAGCGCTATCTGGAGTACCTGGAGGAACTGCGCGAGGAACTCGGGGCCGGTGAACGGGAGCGGCGTGAGCAGGCGCGGCTCCTCGGCCCGGCGCCCGAGGCACTGTACGACGTGGTGCGCGACCCGGCCCGGCTGTGGGAGCGACGCCGCCTGGACGCGGACTTCCTGCGGGTGCGTGTGGGAGTCGGCGACGTGCCGGTAGGGGACCTCGTGATCGGGCAGAACCCCGGTGGCGTGATGACCCCGCCGGACCCCTTCATGCTCAACGAGGCCCGCGCCCTTCAGAGCCGGTTCGCCACGTCGACGGAATTCCCGCTGACCGTGCCGCTCGACCGGGCGGGGAACGTCAGCGTCGTCGGCGACCGGGACGGAGTGCTGCGCGTGGCCCGTGCACTGCTCGTCCAGGCCGCGATCACGCACGCGCCGGACGATGTCTCCATCGCCGTCAGCGTGCCCGGCGAGAGCCTCGTGGAGTGGGAGTGGGTGAAGTGGCTGCCTCACGCACTCGATCCGGTCGAGCGGGACGGCCCGGTCGCCGCCCGTCGGGTCGCTCCGAGCCTGGCTCGGCTGGGCCGGCTGCTGCGCCGGGACCTGCGACGTCGTGCCTCGTACGCCGCGGAAGTCCGCAGAGGTCTGTCCGGCAAGGACGCGTTGCGCATGACCGACCGGCTCCTCGTCGTCAGTGACGCGTACGGCGGAACGGCCGCCGAACTGCCGCGCCCGGACACGGCCGTCGGCCTGACGGAGATGGGCGTGACCGTGCTGCATCTGCTGGAGCGGCGGGTCCACGAGCCGGACCAGGTCAGCGTCCGCATCACCGTCGACGGCGAACGGGTCGGTGTCGAGGATCTACGCACGTCGGACGGCCGACTGGCGCACGGCACCGGTGACTCTGTGAGCGCCTCCGGTGCGGAGGGGCTGGCTCGGATGCTGGCTCCCCTGCGGCTGTCAGCCGAGTCCGCCGCCGAGGGCGGGACCGCGGCCGGCCCCGTCGATTACCCCGCGCTGCTGGGCATAGAGGACCCGGCCGCACTCGATGTGTCCCGGCTCTGGGCACCCCGAGGCGAGCGTGACTTCCTTCGCGTTCCCATCGGGCTGACCGACCGCAACCAGCCGGTGCTGCTGGACCTCAAGGAGTCCTCCGAACTGGGCATGGGCCCGCACGGGCTGTGCGTGGGCGCGACCGGCTCCGGCAAGAGTGAACTGCTGCGTACCCTCGTGCTCGCCCTCGCCACCACCCATTCCCCCGAGGACCTGGCACTGGTCCTGGTGGACTACAAGGGTGGCGCCACCTTCGCCCCCTTCGCGGATCTGCCTCACGTGGCCGGCGTGATCACCAACCTGGAGAACCAGGCCGGGCTCGTCGAGCGGGTCCACACCAGCCTCGCCGGGGAGGTCGAGCGCCGCCAGCGGGTATTGATGAACGCGGGAAACGTCGCCGACATCGGGCACTATGCCGCCCTGCGCGCCACCGAACGCCCTGATCTCCAGCCGCTGCCGCACTTGTTCGTCGTCATCGACGAGTTCGGTGAACTGCTGACCGCCAAGCCGGAATTCATCGATCTGTTCCTGTCGATCGGCCGCATCGGGCGCTCCATCGGCGTCCACCTGCTGCTGTCCAGTCAGCGCATCGAGGGCGGCAAACTCAAGGGCCTGGACACCTACCTGTCGTACCGACTGGGTCTACGCACCTTCTCCGCCGACGAATCACGCACGGTACTGGACAGCACTGATGCCTTCCACCTGCCACCGCTGCCGGGCTTCGGCTATCTGAAGGTCGACACCTCGACATACGAGCGCTTCAAGGCAGGGTACGTCTCGGGCGCCTACCGCGCTCCCACACTCCGCGAGGAAGACAAGGTCAACGAGCCACTCGCCCGGCCCTACCCGACGTTCAACACACCGCAGTCGCCACAGACTGACGCGACAGAGGCACCCGCCGCCACCAAACGGGAAACCGGGCCCACCATCATGTCCGTGATCGTCGGCCAACTCGCCACCGCCGCCGCCCCCGTGCGCCGCGTCTGGCTACCGCCCCTGTCCAACGCCGTCACCCTGGACACCGCCGCCGGGCCTCTCCACGCCGACACCGAAGGCCTCCGCCTCACCCACCTCGACGGCCCCATGCGCATCCCCCTGGGCATCCTGGACGACCCGGCGAGACAGTGGCAGCGACCATGGCTACTCGATCTGACCGTCGCCGGCGGCCACATGGCCGTCATCGGCGGCCCCCAGTCCGGCAAGACCACGCTGCTGCGCACCCTCGCCCTCTCCCTGGCCCTCACACACACCCCGTACGACGTCGCCGTCTACGGCCTGGACCTGGTCGGCGGCGGACTGTCCGCGCTGGCCGGACTACCGAACGTCGGCGGGATCGCCGGGCGCGCCGACCACGAACGGGCCGCCCGCACAGTGGCCGAGGTACGCGCCATGCTGGCCGAACGCGAGGAACTCTTCCGCGAGCACGGCATCGACTCCGTGGACCAGCTGCGCCACCTGCGCGCCAAGGGCCGGCTGCCGGGGCTCGGCTCCACCGAGATCGTGCTGCTCATCGACGGATTCGGCGCGCTGCGCGACGAGTTCACCGACCTCGACGACGCCATGGCCGACCTGCTCAAGCGCGGCGGCGGGTACGGGATCCACATCGTCTCCGCCATGCTGCGCTGGAACGACGTCCGCATCGCCACCCAGTCCATGTTCGGCACCCGCGTCGAACTCCGCCTCAACGACCCGGCCGACTCGTCCATCGACCGCAAGCTGTCCGAGACCCTCTCCGCCGACACCCCCGGCCGGGTCCTGACCGACGCCAAGCTTTTCGCACAGGTCGCGCTGCCCCGCGTCGACGGAGATCCGCACACGGGCGACCTGGCGGCCACCCTGGAGAGAACCGCGCGCACGATCCGCGCCGGCTGGCACGGCGATCTCGCCGCCCCGATCCGGGTACTCCCCACTCGGCTCCCCGCGGCGAAGCTCCCGTCCCCGGCCACCGAGCCCAGGAAGATCCCCATCGGCGTGGACCAGGACGCGCTCGCCCCCGTCCTGCTCGACCTCTTCGAGACCGAACAGCACCTGCTGATCCTGGGTGACAGCGAGTGCGGCAAGACCAACCTGCTGAAGCTCATCACCAACCAACTCACCGCTCGTTACGCGGACGACGAGCTGGTCTTCGGCGTCTTCGACCCGCGCCGAGGCCTTCGCGGCGCCGTTCCCGAGCCCTACCGCGGCGGCTACGCCCACAACGCGAAGCTGGCCACCGCTCTGGCCACCGGCATCGCCACCGAGCTGGGAAAACGCCCGCCCGAGACGGCGGACCCCGACGCGCCGTCCACCGAGCCCGCCTTCACCGGACCCCGGATCGTGATCCTCGTCGACGACTACGACATCCTCACCACGGCCGGCCAACAGCCCCTGGCCCCTCTCCTGCCGTACGTCTCCTCGGCCCAGGACCTCGGCCTTCACTTCGTCATCACCCGTCGTGTCGCCGGATCCTCCCGTGCCCTGTACGAACCGCTGCCGACCAGCCTGCGCGAGACCGGCACCGCCGCGCTCGTCATGACCGGCGACCGCACCGAAGGCCAACTCTTCCCCGGGCTGTACGCCTCCACCCAGCCCGCCGGACGCGGCACCCTGATCCGCCGCGGCCGGCCTCACCAGCTCGTCCAGACGGCCTTCGCAGACGCCGCGGAAGGAGACGCCGAGCCGTCTTGA
- a CDS encoding DUF6507 family protein, whose amino-acid sequence MPAWDISPSGVEFVVSLVRDAMDDMAKDVESYGRNVESAAASAGTIAGTDSGAAPTGAIAAALALFVERTAPDVMFLGARAAKSVNAAREAAAYYVLGDLDMAATSQHRSLSAPKVDLPGAGDSQDGGG is encoded by the coding sequence ATGCCTGCGTGGGACATCTCGCCGTCCGGCGTCGAGTTCGTGGTCTCGCTCGTGCGGGACGCGATGGACGACATGGCCAAGGACGTCGAGTCGTACGGAAGAAACGTGGAGAGCGCGGCGGCGTCGGCCGGCACCATCGCCGGCACGGACAGCGGAGCCGCGCCGACCGGCGCCATCGCGGCGGCACTGGCGCTGTTCGTGGAGAGGACCGCCCCGGACGTGATGTTCCTCGGGGCGCGGGCGGCCAAGTCCGTGAACGCGGCCCGGGAGGCCGCCGCGTACTACGTCCTCGGGGATCTGGACATGGCCGCCACCAGTCAGCACCGGTCCCTTTCCGCGCCGAAGGTCGACCTTCCGGGAGCCGGTGACAGCCAGGACGGTGGCGGGTGA